One genomic segment of Catalinimonas alkaloidigena includes these proteins:
- a CDS encoding SGNH/GDSL hydrolase family protein — translation MDDSKPSYLALGDSYSFGEGVRENERWPTQLAQKLDWQTPQIIATTGWTTSELIDGISISELDTSYDWISLLIGVNNQYRGQSIKSYQSDLEILANIMLPLVRHKSQQVFVISIPDYGITPFARDKNPQRISQELSQYNQINKNFAFQHGFQYCDITQLSLKAKQNKDYLVDDQLHPSGSMYKIWVDEILKTCLFS, via the coding sequence ATGGATGATAGTAAACCCAGCTATCTGGCATTAGGCGATTCATATTCGTTTGGAGAAGGGGTGCGGGAGAATGAAAGATGGCCAACACAACTTGCTCAAAAGCTAGACTGGCAGACTCCCCAAATTATTGCCACTACAGGATGGACAACTTCTGAGTTAATAGATGGGATTTCTATAAGTGAACTTGATACATCTTATGACTGGATTTCTCTTCTGATAGGTGTTAACAACCAGTACCGGGGACAAAGCATCAAAAGTTACCAGAGTGATTTGGAAATTTTGGCGAACATAATGCTGCCATTGGTAAGACATAAATCTCAACAGGTATTTGTCATTTCCATTCCTGATTATGGAATTACACCATTTGCAAGAGATAAAAACCCTCAAAGAATCAGCCAGGAACTTAGTCAATACAACCAGATCAATAAGAATTTTGCCTTTCAACATGGTTTTCAATATTGTGATATCACTCAGCTATCTTTGAAAGCTAAGCAAAATAAAGATTATCTGGTGGATGATCAGTTACATCCATCCGGAAGCATGTATAAAATCTGGGTAGACGAAATATTAAAAACCTGCCTATTTAGCTGA
- a CDS encoding MmcQ/YjbR family DNA-binding protein produces the protein MDIESFRAFCLVKKGVTEEFPFDEQTLVFKVAGKMFALTHVDSFESVNLKCDPDQAELLREQYQEVIPGYHMNKKHWNTVLLTGSIGDKLLQKWVDDSYALVVKGLPKKLQSELNQ, from the coding sequence TTGGATATTGAATCATTTCGTGCTTTCTGTCTCGTTAAAAAAGGTGTAACTGAGGAATTTCCTTTTGACGAGCAGACTTTGGTCTTCAAGGTTGCAGGTAAGATGTTCGCACTCACCCATGTGGATTCGTTTGAAAGTGTAAATCTCAAATGTGATCCTGATCAGGCCGAATTACTTCGGGAGCAATATCAGGAAGTCATACCCGGCTATCATATGAATAAAAAGCACTGGAATACAGTATTACTCACCGGGAGCATAGGAGATAAGCTTTTACAAAAGTGGGTTGATGATTCTTATGCATTAGTTGTAAAGGGGCTGCCTAAAAAACTTCAATCAGAACTAAATCAATAA
- a CDS encoding DUF6728 family protein: MSDNKKSGWKNFFSLGEVGGYFFRSKEKNRTDNVNLKMMHGINKISIVMFLIGVIYLVVKNLF, translated from the coding sequence ATGAGTGATAATAAGAAAAGCGGATGGAAAAATTTTTTCTCATTAGGAGAAGTGGGAGGATATTTTTTTCGCAGCAAAGAGAAAAATCGGACAGATAATGTAAACCTTAAAATGATGCATGGCATCAATAAGATTTCCATTGTTATGTTTTTAATTGGCGTAATTTATCTGGTGGTCAAAAATCTATTCTAA
- the ispG gene encoding (E)-4-hydroxy-3-methylbut-2-enyl-diphosphate synthase, which produces MSILASEVQPFKKYCQSLTEYNRRQSREVYIGDIPLGGENPIRVQSMTTVDTMDTMGSVEQTIRMVDAGCEYVRITAPSIKEAQNLENIKQELLKRGYKVPLVADIHFTPNAAELAARLVEKVRINPGNYADKKRFELIEYTDDTYQLEIERIREKFEPLIHICKEYGTAMRIGTNHGSLSDRIMSRYGDTPLGMVESALEFIRICEEMKYYDIVISMKASNTQVMVQAYRMLVQKLDEEGLQPYPLHLGVTEAGDGEDGRIKSAVGIGTLLEDGLGDTVRVSLTEEPEYEVPVAYNLVKRYDKRSGHQLILPVEHVPKDPYSYSRRESFEVGNIGGDNVPRVITDVRNVKDWTYKDFKGIGHFYLPEPDKWTMNEIGCDYIYSGNQPIDFMLPNGLKEILNYQAWLISNDKLNKLPLFSWHEYQNRETSHRQTNFLEISLPETDESFWQQIADDQKLILILDTDNAHAMPEQRRFFYELMNREINIPVIIKRKYEDIEDEKVQLYSATDMGGLLIDGFGDGVLLSMDLGTPKPKEIQLEMIARNNSISFGILQACRTRMSKTEYISCPSCGRTLFDLQETTAMIRKRTDHLKGVKIGIMGCIVNGPGEMADADYGYVGSGKGKITLYRGQNVVKRSVPSEQAVDELIQLIKEDDRWNEPTSRPE; this is translated from the coding sequence ATGTCCATATTAGCATCAGAAGTACAGCCCTTCAAAAAATACTGTCAGAGTCTTACTGAATACAACCGACGTCAAAGTCGTGAGGTCTATATTGGGGATATTCCATTGGGAGGTGAGAATCCGATCAGAGTACAGTCAATGACCACAGTGGACACAATGGATACTATGGGTTCGGTAGAGCAGACCATCCGTATGGTGGATGCTGGCTGTGAGTATGTCCGTATTACCGCTCCCAGTATCAAAGAAGCACAAAACCTTGAAAACATCAAGCAAGAACTGTTGAAGAGAGGTTACAAGGTGCCCTTGGTAGCAGATATTCATTTTACCCCCAATGCAGCCGAACTGGCAGCACGTCTGGTGGAAAAGGTGCGGATCAATCCTGGAAACTACGCGGACAAGAAAAGATTTGAGCTGATTGAATATACCGATGATACTTATCAGCTGGAGATTGAGCGTATTCGTGAGAAGTTTGAACCCCTGATTCATATCTGCAAAGAATATGGTACAGCTATGCGTATCGGTACTAATCATGGCTCTCTGTCTGACAGGATCATGAGCCGTTATGGAGATACGCCTTTGGGTATGGTTGAGTCAGCCTTAGAGTTTATCCGTATCTGTGAGGAGATGAAATACTATGATATTGTCATTTCCATGAAAGCCAGTAATACACAGGTAATGGTGCAGGCTTACCGTATGCTTGTCCAGAAACTGGATGAAGAAGGATTGCAGCCTTATCCGTTACATCTGGGAGTAACTGAAGCCGGAGATGGTGAAGATGGTCGCATCAAATCCGCAGTAGGCATAGGAACGCTGCTGGAAGACGGACTGGGTGATACTGTGAGGGTTTCGCTCACTGAAGAGCCTGAGTATGAGGTGCCGGTAGCTTATAATTTGGTGAAAAGATATGATAAACGTTCGGGGCATCAGCTTATACTTCCGGTTGAGCATGTGCCCAAAGATCCTTATAGTTATAGCAGGCGGGAGAGTTTTGAGGTAGGTAATATCGGGGGAGACAATGTTCCCAGAGTAATCACGGACGTACGAAATGTAAAAGATTGGACATACAAAGACTTCAAAGGTATAGGCCATTTTTATTTACCTGAGCCCGATAAGTGGACCATGAATGAGATCGGATGTGATTACATTTATTCAGGTAATCAGCCTATAGATTTTATGCTACCTAATGGGCTAAAAGAGATTCTGAACTATCAGGCATGGTTAATCAGCAATGATAAGCTAAACAAGCTGCCTCTTTTTAGCTGGCATGAATATCAGAACAGAGAAACTTCGCACCGGCAAACCAATTTTTTAGAAATCAGCTTACCGGAAACAGATGAAAGCTTCTGGCAACAAATTGCTGATGATCAAAAGCTGATATTAATTCTGGATACTGATAATGCGCATGCCATGCCTGAGCAGCGCAGGTTCTTTTATGAGCTGATGAATCGTGAAATCAATATTCCAGTCATCATCAAGCGCAAGTACGAAGATATAGAAGATGAAAAAGTGCAACTTTATAGTGCCACTGATATGGGAGGCTTGCTGATTGACGGTTTTGGAGATGGCGTCTTATTAAGCATGGATCTGGGTACCCCCAAGCCTAAAGAGATACAATTAGAAATGATTGCGCGTAACAACAGCATTTCTTTCGGTATTCTTCAGGCATGCAGGACGAGAATGTCTAAAACAGAATACATCTCTTGCCCTTCCTGTGGACGTACCTTGTTTGACCTGCAGGAAACCACGGCGATGATTCGTAAGCGAACAGATCATTTGAAAGGAGTCAAAATCGGTATCATGGGATGCATCGTAAACGGACCCGGAGAGATGGCTGATGCGGACTATGGATACGTGGGCTCGGGTAAAGGGAAAATTACTCTGTATCGTGGGCAGAATGTAGTGAAGAGAAGTGTACCTTCTGAGCAGGCAGTGGATGAACTCATCCAATTAATCAAAGAAGATGATCGTTGGAACGAGCCTACTTCACGTCCTGAGTAG
- a CDS encoding SDR family oxidoreductase produces the protein MKKLAVVTGGTKGIGKAIIESFAAEGFSIATCARTKSDLEKLKLEIREKFPAIDFFIQQTDMSDKMQVKAFAEMIDATDIAVEILVNNSGLFIPGQIHKEEEGALEQMIDTNLYSAYHLTRSLIKPMMERKKGHVFNICSTASIVPYTNGGSYCIAKFAMLGMSKVLREEMKPYDIRVTSVLPGATYTASWEGTDLPEERFMKSEDVAETVLTAYKLSDRAVMEEVLIRPQLGDL, from the coding sequence ATGAAAAAATTAGCAGTTGTCACCGGAGGAACCAAAGGGATTGGAAAAGCGATTATTGAAAGCTTTGCTGCCGAGGGCTTTTCTATTGCTACATGTGCAAGAACTAAAAGTGACTTAGAGAAACTAAAGCTAGAAATCAGAGAGAAATTTCCAGCAATTGACTTCTTCATTCAACAGACGGATATGTCCGACAAAATGCAAGTCAAAGCTTTTGCTGAGATGATTGATGCTACTGATATAGCGGTTGAAATTTTAGTAAATAATAGTGGATTATTTATTCCCGGCCAAATTCATAAGGAAGAAGAGGGGGCACTGGAACAAATGATAGATACTAATTTGTACAGCGCTTACCATCTTACCCGTTCACTTATTAAACCCATGATGGAAAGAAAGAAAGGACATGTTTTTAACATTTGCTCAACAGCCAGCATCGTTCCTTATACCAATGGCGGATCGTACTGCATTGCCAAGTTCGCGATGTTAGGTATGAGTAAAGTGCTGCGTGAGGAAATGAAGCCTTACGATATAAGAGTAACTTCAGTATTGCCCGGAGCCACCTATACCGCCAGTTGGGAAGGAACTGATTTGCCTGAAGAACGCTTTATGAAGTCAGAAGATGTTGCCGAAACTGTTCTCACCGCTTACAAATTATCTGACCGGGCAGTGATGGAAGAAGTGTTGATCAGACCACAGTTAGGCGATCTTTAG
- a CDS encoding MlaE family ABC transporter permease produces the protein MRSLGKYVIFIGTLFKKMETFGTYVKRTLDEAIIIGINSLVLVTIVSTFIGAVTTVQTAANLVSPFIQDFIISTVVRDMTVFELAPTITSIVLAGKVGSNIAGELGTMRITEQVDALEVMGINSSSYLVLPKIIAAMLMFPMLCVLAGFLSIYGGYLVGTLTNIVSGEDYVYGLRFDFRQYFIFIALVKSLVFAFLVASISAYKGFYTKGGALEVGQASTSAVTNSCIAILLADYLVVEVLL, from the coding sequence ATGAGAAGTCTTGGTAAATACGTAATTTTTATCGGTACGCTATTCAAAAAAATGGAAACATTCGGTACTTATGTGAAGCGTACACTTGATGAAGCTATTATCATCGGTATTAATTCATTGGTACTGGTAACCATAGTCTCTACATTTATTGGAGCGGTAACTACGGTACAGACAGCAGCTAACCTGGTCAGTCCTTTTATTCAGGATTTCATCATTAGTACCGTTGTCAGGGACATGACTGTTTTTGAGTTAGCCCCTACGATTACTTCAATCGTTCTGGCTGGGAAGGTAGGCTCAAACATAGCCGGAGAATTGGGTACCATGCGTATTACTGAGCAGGTTGATGCGCTGGAGGTTATGGGAATCAACTCGTCTTCATATCTGGTTCTCCCTAAAATAATAGCTGCCATGCTCATGTTCCCCATGTTATGTGTACTGGCAGGATTTTTATCTATTTACGGAGGTTATCTGGTAGGTACCCTTACAAATATTGTTTCCGGTGAAGATTATGTGTATGGTTTGAGATTTGACTTCAGGCAATATTTTATCTTTATCGCACTGGTAAAATCATTAGTATTCGCATTTTTGGTAGCATCTATCTCAGCATACAAAGGGTTTTATACTAAAGGTGGTGCATTAGAGGTAGGTCAGGCTAGTACCAGCGCTGTTACTAACAGTTGTATTGCGATTTTATTAGCGGATTACCTTGTCGTTGAAGTATTACTTTAA
- a CDS encoding ABC transporter ATP-binding protein, which translates to MIEIKNISKSFDGASVLEGISGTFQQSKNNLIIGASGTGKSVLLKCIVGLIPPDEGTVYYNNRDFTNADKDVKTEIRREIGMLFQGVALFDSLNVENNVKFPMNILTDLPEDEKRDRVNFCLKRVGLENVNKKMPSEISGGMKKRVGIARAIVNNPRYLFCDEPNSGLDPQTSILIDELIQEITYEFDITTVVVTHDMNSVIGIGDNVMFLYKGKKLWEGNNKVILDTEVQELRDFVFANKLISS; encoded by the coding sequence ATGATAGAGATAAAAAATATTTCAAAGTCTTTTGATGGAGCTTCGGTACTGGAAGGTATTAGCGGGACTTTCCAGCAGAGTAAAAACAACCTTATTATTGGTGCCAGTGGTACAGGTAAAAGTGTTTTGCTTAAATGTATAGTAGGGCTGATTCCTCCGGATGAAGGGACTGTTTATTATAACAACAGGGATTTTACCAATGCTGATAAAGATGTAAAAACCGAGATCAGGCGAGAGATAGGCATGCTGTTCCAGGGGGTAGCACTATTTGACTCTCTGAATGTGGAAAACAATGTGAAGTTCCCCATGAATATTCTGACTGACCTTCCGGAAGATGAAAAGCGGGACAGGGTCAATTTTTGCCTTAAAAGAGTCGGCCTGGAAAATGTGAACAAAAAAATGCCTTCTGAGATAAGTGGTGGTATGAAGAAAAGAGTGGGCATTGCCCGTGCCATTGTGAACAATCCCCGGTATTTATTTTGTGATGAACCAAATTCAGGCCTGGACCCTCAAACTTCAATTCTGATAGATGAGCTCATACAAGAAATTACTTATGAGTTTGATATTACAACTGTTGTGGTTACCCATGATATGAATTCTGTAATAGGTATCGGTGATAATGTGATGTTTCTTTACAAAGGTAAAAAACTGTGGGAAGGCAACAATAAGGTAATCCTTGACACAGAGGTGCAGGAACTTAGAGATTTTGTATTCGCAAACAAATTGATAAGCTCTTAA
- a CDS encoding DUF1987 domain-containing protein yields MESLQLEATDKSPEVKLNSEDGKILIHGISDLEDALAFYFPIIQWIDTYINHPATHTEVVFEFKYYNTASAKSIYEILKRLAEIHKSGNSIKLRWFYAQGDEHLLSEIENFSDISHLPIQAIEK; encoded by the coding sequence ATGGAGTCATTACAGCTAGAAGCCACTGACAAAAGTCCGGAGGTAAAACTGAATTCAGAAGATGGAAAAATACTCATTCACGGAATTTCAGACCTGGAAGACGCACTTGCTTTTTACTTTCCTATCATCCAGTGGATAGATACCTATATCAATCATCCTGCAACGCATACTGAGGTAGTCTTTGAGTTTAAATACTATAATACCGCTTCCGCAAAATCTATTTATGAAATTCTGAAAAGGTTAGCAGAAATCCATAAGAGCGGCAATTCTATAAAATTGCGTTGGTTTTACGCTCAGGGAGATGAACACCTATTAAGCGAAATTGAAAACTTCAGCGATATTTCTCATTTACCCATTCAAGCCATTGAAAAATGA
- a CDS encoding HTTM domain-containing protein, with translation MVILAYEDNAPYWLEHLIEVLYPRFIVEKQRFELSFFLYKADQILIRTLLVTAGLTISCYCISPISLIRYQIQSFPIKQYNILIFIFYAGLLYFSWRWVFAFDEIVKLAPFYKGILIYRLLHLPVLPLGLFYTLYTFYIISILNILRGSRKVIWPASVALILVLFQGYINSFEKVEHGQVTLTYAVMLMPFMFLEINDQIRYRTQQNDKVQSWTLFLIQFTIAAVYFLSGLEKMLTSGLAWASSDTFRTYITLHDQPLGIELARNDVIASILPLGALFFQLTFFIILIKPRWKYIYLPMGIFFHLGTKILMDIGPYFSSWIFVYIFFIDWKRLWNKVLSAIDKRHINNQKGA, from the coding sequence TTGGTAATACTGGCATATGAAGACAATGCTCCTTACTGGCTGGAACATCTTATCGAAGTACTGTATCCCAGATTTATTGTTGAAAAGCAACGCTTTGAACTATCTTTTTTTCTGTATAAAGCTGATCAAATACTGATCAGAACACTTTTGGTAACTGCTGGATTAACTATCTCATGCTACTGCATTAGCCCTATCAGCCTGATACGTTACCAGATTCAGTCATTTCCTATCAAGCAGTACAACATACTAATCTTTATTTTCTATGCCGGGCTGCTTTACTTTAGCTGGCGATGGGTATTTGCATTTGATGAAATTGTAAAGCTCGCCCCTTTTTATAAGGGTATATTAATATATAGGTTGTTGCATCTTCCAGTTCTTCCCCTAGGCCTTTTTTATACGCTTTATACCTTTTATATCATTAGTATCCTTAACATTCTTAGGGGATCACGTAAAGTTATCTGGCCTGCCTCAGTAGCATTAATATTAGTGCTTTTTCAAGGCTATATCAACTCATTTGAAAAGGTAGAACACGGACAAGTGACACTAACATACGCAGTCATGTTGATGCCTTTCATGTTCCTCGAAATAAATGATCAGATCCGTTATCGCACTCAACAGAACGATAAAGTACAATCCTGGACGCTATTTCTAATTCAATTCACTATTGCAGCGGTTTATTTTCTCTCCGGATTAGAGAAAATGCTCACCAGCGGGCTGGCATGGGCTTCATCTGACACTTTCAGGACTTATATCACACTTCATGATCAACCATTGGGGATAGAGCTGGCCAGAAATGATGTTATTGCGAGTATACTACCTTTAGGAGCCCTTTTTTTTCAGCTTACCTTTTTTATCATACTGATCAAGCCAAGGTGGAAATATATTTATTTACCCATGGGTATTTTCTTTCATCTAGGCACCAAAATTCTTATGGATATTGGCCCCTATTTCTCCTCCTGGATATTTGTGTATATTTTCTTTATAGACTGGAAAAGGCTGTGGAATAAAGTACTGTCTGCTATAGATAAAAGGCACATAAACAACCAGAAAGGAGCATAA
- a CDS encoding DUF2851 family protein gives MKEDLLQYIWQFQLFEKNNLETSEGEALNIINPGIRNDNAGPDFYNAQVKIGDLVWFGAVEIHINPKDWKTHNHHNDVNYENVILHVVWDGQAEVSHQDGTLVPMLKLHTLIAPTILQHYKRFFANSINNTLTCAPQLSHVSELVRLSVIQKSAMQRVERKANEILSLWHHKQKDWNQIAVHSLCKAFGFNVNADAFSILGSKISFKHIHKERYSFINLLSYLYLISSIQLSFKYTREAKTKLEYLNKKYKMHEFKMNGNEFRKSRLRPANFPEIRIAQFAALLKQEVNLLNFIIYEHEAKAIWEIFDQANHIIKKHYSLFNHASLLGKSSIESIIVNAIVPIRYAYGVYHNDEKFMENSINLLESIASEKNRVTQQFIKYGFRINSALESQGVLEHYKFYCTPKKCLNCGVGCAIMKNHNLLIT, from the coding sequence ATGAAAGAAGATTTACTACAATATATTTGGCAGTTTCAGCTTTTTGAAAAAAATAACCTTGAGACTTCAGAGGGAGAGGCATTAAACATAATTAATCCTGGCATCAGGAATGACAATGCTGGTCCCGATTTTTATAATGCTCAGGTAAAAATTGGTGATTTAGTTTGGTTTGGTGCGGTTGAAATTCATATCAATCCAAAAGACTGGAAAACCCATAATCATCACAATGATGTAAACTATGAAAACGTAATTCTACACGTAGTGTGGGATGGGCAGGCCGAAGTATCACACCAGGACGGAACATTGGTTCCTATGCTTAAATTACATACTTTAATTGCTCCAACCATATTGCAACACTACAAGCGTTTCTTTGCAAATAGCATTAACAATACACTTACATGTGCTCCACAATTAAGTCATGTTTCTGAACTGGTTCGACTTTCAGTAATACAGAAGTCAGCTATGCAAAGAGTAGAAAGGAAAGCAAATGAAATATTAAGTTTATGGCATCATAAGCAAAAAGATTGGAATCAAATTGCTGTACATTCCTTATGCAAAGCCTTTGGCTTTAACGTCAATGCAGATGCTTTCTCGATATTGGGAAGTAAGATTAGTTTTAAACATATTCATAAAGAGAGGTACTCCTTTATTAATCTGTTATCATATCTATACCTGATCTCTAGTATCCAATTAAGTTTTAAATATACAAGAGAAGCAAAAACTAAGCTTGAATATTTGAACAAAAAATACAAAATGCATGAGTTTAAGATGAATGGGAACGAGTTTCGTAAATCACGCCTTAGGCCAGCTAACTTCCCTGAAATCCGAATTGCTCAGTTTGCCGCTTTGCTTAAGCAGGAAGTAAATTTGCTTAATTTTATCATCTATGAACATGAAGCAAAGGCAATTTGGGAAATTTTTGACCAAGCTAATCATATAATTAAAAAACATTATAGCCTATTCAATCATGCTAGCTTGTTAGGAAAAAGTAGTATTGAAAGCATTATTGTTAATGCAATTGTGCCCATCAGATACGCATACGGAGTTTATCATAATGATGAAAAATTCATGGAGAATAGTATTAATTTACTAGAATCAATAGCTTCAGAAAAAAACAGGGTCACACAACAATTTATCAAATATGGGTTCAGGATCAACTCTGCGCTTGAATCACAGGGTGTTTTAGAACATTATAAATTCTATTGTACGCCAAAAAAGTGTCTAAATTGTGGAGTTGGTTGTGCCATTATGAAAAATCACAACCTCCTTATTACTTAA